Genomic DNA from Antennarius striatus isolate MH-2024 chromosome 16, ASM4005453v1, whole genome shotgun sequence:
TTAGAGACGGTCGGACTCCAACCTTCGCAACGCGGGGAAGGAAAATCTGCAAACTTAGCAGGAAGAGAGGCAATCAGAATCACGGAAATCGGTGGGTCCTTTCCTCTGGTGAGCTGACACTCACTAATGGGTTTTACGCACACCGAGTCGGTATTGTTCCAGCCTGTTCGgtagctgccccccccccccccgaccccgaccccaacccccccccccatataaCCCGGTTATGGGATGCAGCTTCAACATCCAGCGTGACCTCTGTGAATATTTTGGAAATTCCAGTTTTCCAAAGACCCGACGCGGGGCTGAAGTTTACGCGTGGAGAGGTGTGATGTAGGATTTTCCACACAgctggcaggtgtgtgtgtgtgtgtgtgtgtgtgtgtgtgtgttttttgttttgtttttttataaaccTGGAAACTCGTTTTCGCGCgtgttttcgtttttttttgttttttttttccgtttgaAGAAGAGCTTTTTCTCACCTGGCGGGGAGGGGGCTGGGTGGGTGTCAGCCCCGCTATGACGCCCCCACACTCACTCTCACACCCGGCGTGACTGAGGCCCCCGATGGATCTGAGCGACGTCATCTTCGTCTCGAGACACCTGTAAACAGGGTTTTGCTGCACGCGGGGAAAACCTGGACCGAGATCCCCCCGCGACAGGTGAGAGCTGCACACGTGACCATGTTGACAGGTAGCTGTGGGGGGTGGGAGCCAAATGTTGGTCTTCTGCTAGAAAAGGAATTTAAAGTGTATAATTCTGGaattattaatgtaaaaattaaagcaaaattAGTTTTGTTTCACCTGTCGAGGAATTCACTCACCTGTTCAGGAGGAAAAAATGCTTCATCTAAACttgacagaaagaaataaaaccatttttgtGACTTTATCCACTTTTCTGACAATCTATAATTCTGGTTTTGGTCACTTTTATTCATATCACACGTAATCAAAGTTACATGGAGGCACTTTCCAAGAAGAGCTGGTCTAGCCCAACCCTTTATTCCCAACAATCCAGAACTTGGCGATCGCAGGAAAGAAAAATTACCCTTGAACAGGTAGAAACTTCAAGCAGGTCCAATACTCAATGTGGACCTAGCCTCTGCTTCTATATTTGGGGATGAGATAGATGGAGAGACAATTGATGGACTCTGTGAACTACCCATTCAATCACCTGACCGGGACCGGATAGAGATTTGAATCTCATTGCACGAAGTGTTGAAACACGACAAAGAACATTTGCGAATCCGGCCAAGGAAAGCACCGGCGATTTGTCGAGATTGCAATATTTAGATGTGGTGGGTTGCTGTGTGCTGAGAAACACATGTGCACCTGAAACAGGAGAGATGTGGTGCCAGGGGATTTTGCAGTGCAGAACCGAGTCCAGATGCAACTCGGGCCAAAGACGGAGTCAGAACCGAGGCTGGGAAAAACAGCCTCAGACTAAACACCTCTTAcagcagacagagaggagaaaggGGGAGTGAAATCCATGTAAATCCTGCTAGTCCTAGAAATGTGATACAAGGAAAATAAAGCGGGCACAGCTGACCGGACTGCTGAAACAGTCTCTTTCGCCGTTGAATTCCCAGCATTCCGCTATAGAAGTAATTAAAATCAGGAGAAGCAAGAGAGAGGGAAGTTAATCCCGACTAATAGAGTCCGTTGTTGCATTGACGAGCTCTGGAGGTGCACAGTGCCAGACTTCTCTCCAGATTCAGAATCAttactcctcttttttttttccagcatgcTTTTGTAGACAGAGCGAAGATAAAAGAGTGGATTGCACAGCTCATAAACTCTGTGTTATTTAATACCGTATAAAATGGCATAAGCACACTGCTGGAAGGATCCAAGGACAAAAGTCTTTTGGCATCTACTCCGCTGGCAGGGGAACATGAAGGGGAACATGGTAACGCTCCACCAACCACAGACGGACATGCTCGGCATTCCTGTGGGTGATTATTACCCAGAAATCCGCGGATTCAATGAGTGGCCTCAGGTGCCAGCACTGCGTATTTCTTATTCGCCGCGTTTTCTTCTCAGACAGCCTTCTGAATATGCAAAACTATCCTCCGAAAGACCGTCTCAGACTTCTGTCTGACGCTGCTCAACCAGGGCTGTGGTATTTTTCTCTGTCCTGTTACTTTTGGCCGCCGTTTCTTTGTAGATTCAGGTTAGATTCAGGCTCACCACAGAACCGATACACCAATCGACCCGCTACAGAAAATACCTGATCATCCAATTATTGGGAATGTACCACTACCAACGCTTCCTAAGAAGACAAAGAAGCCAGATGTGGCGTATCCATATCTATTAGTCCCCATCATTCACATCACAGCTGGTTGTCTTATCAGCTTTTTAGCAACGCAACTTCAAGTTAATACCATCCCAAGACTTTCAAGCAGTGATGGATGCCAGTTTTAAAAGGGAAACCTCTCCGGTACCCAATCAAATTTGACCTCTCAGAAGAAGAAATGTCAGATCTCGGGGTAAAAACAGCTGATCTTTATctgtttcatgcttttctaCAGCTGTAAATAAAAGTCTGCGTTTATAGACCTCAATGTAGGAGCGCGTTTGTTTCTCCTTTGTTCAATTAGTGCAAATTCAATGGTTTATTGGTACAAATTGGGGGGAAATCCTCTCCATTGAAGGAAATGCCTCAGTTTATAATGCTGTTGACGCCTTTGACGGAATTCTGCTAGCCCTGCTGGCATCAACAATGGAGTGGCTGCAGCTTGTGTGCAATCAGAAGACTGGACCCGGTAGATGTTTAAAGTAAAGAGATCCTCGTAAAAACATCCTTCCCTTACGCGCTAGACCGACAAATATCCTTCACACGCTGGTCGTTTTATTGGCTGAGGTACTCGAGACCTTGTTGACCCGTCTGACTCCGGACACGCAAAGGCATTGGTTCTACCGCACCTGTTTCACAGGTACAAGTCTTGTTTTTGTCGTTTACAGACTGCGGGTGAGATAACACAACAGAGACGAGTTTCCGAAGACCACCTACGCCGGCATCACCGCCATGAGTAAGTCTTTTAAACTCAACGTCAAAGACGGTTGCCTCGCAGCgtgaaataaaagcagactCACACTCACGAGGACGAGGTCTCTACCCCCAGACACCGACGGGCGAGGGATCGCTTTTCAACACCGGGGAAACGGGGGTCTGGTTCTGTCTGCTGCCCCCAGGGGCCCTTGTGATGTCTGTCCAAGCTACACAAAGGGGAATATTTTCTCTTCGTGAGCTCGTCCTGCCAAGACGGAGCTTGCCCCGAGATCAAACGTGGGAATAGGCATATCGAAAACACGGCcgtcctccacccccccaccccacccccgtcaCAGGATAGTCTCCATATGGCTGCAGTTAGAGACGACTGACTCAATGTCTGCGCGCTTTCACTCGTCTGTCACAATCAGACCATCCGTTTTCCCAGCCGGCATCCCAAtcgagtaattttttttttgtcctcttcagATGAGAGACAGGCTCTCCACTCCATCATGAAGGACCTGGTCGCCCTCCAGATGACGCGCCGCCAGCCAGCGTCGTCGTACGACAGCGGAAAACCCAAGACGCCGCCACAGGCCAACAGACAGGTGCGCCTTTTAAAGCCACGGGTTTCGGATTCGTGGCGGTCTGATCAATCGGTTTGGACGCGAGCCGCAGCCCAAACATCTCGTTCCCGCTTGTCGACACAGATCAGATTTGTTTCAGCGGCGAGATCCCAAAACGCAAAGCTCGGACAAATGTTTCCTGTCAAATCGGAGTCTGCCAAATTACCAGAACACGAACTGaaataagttaaataaatgaaagtttgACGCTCGTCTCTGCAGCTTTTCTGCTCTCAGCGTGAATGGCGCTGAGCCTAGCAACCGCCTCTTGACTACGGCTCTGTTGaccataaaaatacaatttttggACTTCACtatgagaataaaaataaaatagaataaagaaaactTAATTTCACATCAGCCGTGCAGCTTTAttgttttttcctccccccCTTATCCCCCCAGCCCACACAGTTAGCTCATTTAGCATAATGATAGATGGATTCCCAAGATAGCCACCCACCGCTGTGCCACTGCTGCATCTGAAATATATTATATCCAGTTATTTCCAACCTCTTCGCTTAAAATATATTCTAAGTGGTGTGGAAAAGGAGCTGGTGGCCCACCCACCCTCACTCTGCACCGCAGCCACAGAGATCACCCCCCAGGGGACGCAGCATCTCCATCATTTTCCTTCCTTTATTACTTATTCTGGACTTGggtgaaagttttttttaatttccctcaACGACGTTGGAGCGGGGTGATTCGCGTGGACGTTTACGTTTATTATGATGCATTATTGTAATAGATGACCTCATCTGGTcccttttctgtttcctccccacccccctcaccccatcaGGATGACGTCAGGATAAAGTTTGAGTTCTCAGGCGAGAGGAGGTGAGTTGGACGTTTTACACGCACACATGTGACGTTTGAACACGTCTGGTCACGTGTTTTAGTTCatgagaaagggggggggggggtgcatctCTGAGTCGAACGCAGCTCCGGCTCTTAATTCAGGACTGGTATGTGAGCTGGAGACTGGAAGGGGAAAGGACTGTGGTTAGCTCCTGGCTGCCAGCACCAACCTCAAATATGTAAGGTGCTCCTGGAGGAATCTGCGCTCGCTGAAAGGCAGCAGTTCGTCGGTTTAGTTTGCACATGTGCGGGTCAGAAGGAGCTTCCTTCGACGCTTGTAAAAAAGCGCTAATAGCCCGTCTTAattccttattttattttatttttttaacgcAAAGGATCCTGATGTTTGGACGACCGGTGCAGTTTGAGGAAGTTCATCAGAAAGTGAAGGCCATCTTCGGCCAGCAGCTGGACCTGCATTACATGAACAACGAGGTAACGTGTGCTGCCAACGTTTCCTCCGCGGTATCTGGatggttgggggttttttttgttttgtttttccgtCGAGTGAAAATACGTCTGCACGCGTTGGCGACGTGTGTGTCCATACGTAtgaacagtaatccctcgctttattcgcgcttcaagtcGTAAGGCTTCACCGCATCGCGGATtcttagtaggtagtcacgtgataccgcacgcgcattttattggctgacagcatccgcgtgtgcgctgcgttcctcCTGcgacttttctttttaatacaaaagcgctttaaagagtgtgagaaaaggtaatacagatgtttttaaattgcagtaaataataaaatagtttgtcgctacattgcggaattttgttttttgctggtgGTCCTGGCGCGCGTTAACCACGAGTGATTACGGCGATTTTATGATTGTTTGGGAAAAGAGAAAGGAGCGTTTAGTTCAGCGTCATTCTGATTTAGATGTATGCACgtgtcctgtttgtttgtttatttgtttgtgttgtttcccCGGCAGCTGTCCATCCCGCTGCGCAGTCAGGACGAGCTGGACAAGGCCATCCAACTGCTGGACCGGAGCTCCAACATGAAGAGCATCAAGATGCTCCTGCTGTCCCAGGAGAAGAAAGTGAGACGGACGTCAACGCCGTTTCTCCTCCGGTTTGCCGACGCGACGTTCAATCACGTtctcctcttccccccccccccttccttcctACAggcctcctccccctcccaccACAGCCCCTGTAAGCAGGTGAGGATCAAGTCCTCTCAGTCCACCGGAGACGTCAGCACCGTGTTCCAGTCCTCCGAGCCCAGGGGGCGCCACCTGTCGACAGGTAACTTGACTCTAATCCTGATTCATGTGCAGAAACAAACTTCACACACTCCTTAAAAGGAAACACATATAAAcaggatttattcatttatttttctaaaccTTTTGTTATTTACTCCTATCTTGTGGCCACGCCCCTTCTTTTCACGACCTCAGTTAGCCTGGCCGCCGCTCTCCCTCTTTGAGCAATGGGCCCTCATCCTTTTCCTGTTCGCCATCGCTGGACGATGCCTGCTGgacggcagccaatcagattacaGAGTGCTATTAGTGTGGCGGACCAGTGGCCTGGTTTATGAtgagcttttgttttttgttttttttaatgctttccCTGGAGCGGCGAGTTCAGATCTGGACGCcataaatatctaaatattaCAAGAGGCTCTCAGCCGTCAAAAAGCAACGAACAATTTGAGCcgatgttgttgttgctttctcagaagaagaagaagaagaagaaacaagtgACGCTGGAAAGTTGttgtaaattaaatttggtCTATCTAATCCGGTCCCAGGCTCTCAGAACACGGGGCGCAGCTCGCCGCCACCCGGCTACGTACCCGAACGGCAGCAGAGGATCGCTCGCCAAGGCTCCTACACCAGCATCAACAGCGAGGGGGAGTTCATCCCGGAGACCAGCGATCAGTGTGTGAGTCATCGCTTCAGCGTCGACACCTCCGAAGAGGAATCATGTGACGCGTTTAGCATCTCACATGACCTAGAAACAAATTTTCCATCTCCGACAGATGCTGGATCCGTGGAGCAGCGCAGAAAACTCCGTCTCTGGGAGCTGCCAATCTCTGGACAGCAACTCGGACAGGTGATTAGCTCCGCCCCATACCTGCAACTCATTTGAGATCATTTCCTGGTTCCTGCGACTCCGCCCACTGATGCTCCTTCCTCCCCTCGCAGCCCCTCGCTGAGGAAGTCCCGGATGCACCGAGCCAAGAGTTACCCCGATCATCGTCAGGAGGGCTCAGGTGAGGGCGAGCACACCTGAGGAAACACGATGAGAGAGGAAACCGCTTGggagcaacaggaagtggaacatgAAGATAAATAAAGTCGTGTTGTCGTGGTTTTTTTCCAATCCAGACCGGGAGAATCACGTGTACGACCGGGTGGCGGGGAAAGGAGGCACCTACCCTCGCCGTTACCACGTCTCCCTGCACCACAAGGATCACAGCGAAGGTCGAACCTGCTTCCCCGTGTTTCTCTCACCACCCCCCCCTCGTCGTCACGCCGCCATTTTCACCTCCCTGTCCCGTTCTCTTTCAGGCCGGCGAACGTTTCCGCGGATCCGCCGCCCCCAGGGGAACCTCTTCACTCTGGTGCCGTCGCGCCGCTCGCTCAGCGGCAGCGAAGAGAGTCTGGGCAGCTGGCAGCTGGTGGACGTCCAGGGCAGACTCCGCCCCCAAGACCGCGCCGTCACGCATAAATGTGAGTGCATTTTTCACGCAATGCAGTTGTAAGGATGACTCTTCCGCCAGTTCATCAACGATTGGTTTCCAGCTCCCGGCGCGCCGATGACGTGGCGGCGGGGGAAGCTCCTCGGCCAGGGGGCGTTCGGGCGGGTCTACCTGTGTTACGACGTCGACACCGGGAGGGAACTGGCTGCCAAGCAAGTCCAGTTCGATCCCGAGAGTCCCGAGACCAGCAAGGTAAGACGTTCACACCCAGACTTCCTCTTTTCTGTTGCTGCCACTTCCTGTCAAAGATATTAATAGATTATTGGTGatcagggtgttttttttgtctcctctggtggtaaaataaagaatgaacGACGTCttttcctcctcacttccttcCAGCCACAACTTTTCAGACACATCGGACACCGAAGGAAAATAATCCGTCTGTGGGAAGCGGATTTATTTACTCAGACGTGTGTGGAAGAGGTTAAACCTCATTTAATGGCTTTTCCTGTCTCGTACAAAGAAAACAAGcaccttcacttcctgtatctccctctccccgtctctctctctcgccgTTGTGACCTCGTCCTCTGAGGTAAACACAGGAACTCTTTTTGGGGAAGTGGCGACGTTCATTTTGCTCTCAGGTTTCGCTTTTGCCGGACTTCACATGCAACGGCGAATGGCGGCGTGTTGACGGCGCTCGGCGGCATTTCTTTTCTGGATTATGATGGAGAAGTGACGAAGATGAGGACTGTCATGTGTGATTCCtccaagtattttttttttttttgtctctgcaggAGGTCAGTGCTCTGGAGTGTGAAATCCAGTTGCTGAAAAATCTGCACCACGAGCGAATCGTTCAGTACTACGGCTGTCTGAGGGACCGCAACGACAAGACCCTCACCATTTTCATGGAGTACATGCCGGGGGTCAGTCCCAGCAGCTACAAGCCTAGGAATTGTTTTTTGAGTTGGGTGTTGTCTGCACAGGTGTAACGATCCTACTTTCCAGGGTTCGGTCAAAGACCAGCTGAAGGCTTACGGAGCGCTGACGGAAAACGTGACCCGGAAGTACACCAGGCAGATCCTGGAGGGCATGTCCTACCTGCACAGCAACATGATTGTGCACAGGGACATCAAAGGTACTCGAGATGCTGAAATTACAGAAAGTAGAGAATCGTCGCCGCTCTGAGGTAAAATTCCGACCCCCTGTGCCGTTTCGCCTCTGATCCATAGGCGCCAACATCCTGCGGGACTCCGCCGGCAACGTGAAGCTCGGAGATTTCGGTGCCAGCAAGCGTCTGCAGACCATCTGCATGTCTGGAACCGGGATCTGCTCGGTGACCGGCACCCCCTACTGGATGAGCCCGGAAGTGATCAGTGGGGAGGGTTACGGGAGGAAGGCCGACGTCTGGTGAGgcttgactttttcttttcccaaTCTGGCTTTCACAATCTGATTGGATGCTATCCTGGCCAGAAtagtgatctgattggctgaaagcCACTCAGACAGGTTGTAACAGAGGTTGGTATGTTCTAATCCCAGGCTGGAGGGCTGGTACCTCTAGACGGGGTAGATTTGTGTGAACATTTGCACTCAAAACATTCTTTCAGTGTCAAGCAGCTGCGTTGTTTTAACCAGTGCTTGTTTCAGCTTGTTAGACGACTTAACTAAAgtaaaaacttttctttctttttttttttttttttacaggagcCTCGGATGTACGGTTGTGGAGATGCTGACAGAAAAGCCCCCGTGGGCCGAATACGAGGCCATGGCGGCCATATTCAAAATCGCCACCCAGCCCACCAACCCTCTGCTGCCCTCCCACACGTCCGACCAGGCGCGGGAATTCATGAGTTGCATTTTCGTGGAGGCCAAACAAAGGCCGAGCGCCGAGGAGCTGCTCCGACATCCCTTCTCGCAGATTCTTTGCTGAAATTTCTTCCGGTTTCCGAACTTGAAACCACAGAAGTGCCTCAGAGGAATCTGTCGCCTCCAGCAGTGCTTCAAGAAGACGATGTCTTTTCTTATAAATTCCAATCGTAACAGTTTGACAacggcaaaaagaaaaaaaaacgctgCCTAGAAAATCAACACCTTTAAATGCTTTTCCGGTCTTCTCCACCAGGGGGAGACAAAACCCAGATTTGTGGTGGGTTGATGAAGCCCTCCCATGTCGGTATCATGCAGGTCATACACCAGTTGTGTCTTCAAAAATTATCCTCTCCCGTGTTTACATTCTTCTGCCGGGCATgtatgataattttttttttttacggaaGTCGTCAAGCGTCGGGCACACAAACGTTTAGCAGAACAACTATTTTAAGCTACAGCAGGCCTATAGACAAGGAATATCCAGTGTTGAACAGGACTGTTTCTGTCTCGCTTCTGTCTCGCTCTGTAACTCATTCAAAAGCTATTTGTGACGCATGCTTAAGTCAGAGGTCGTGAGGTCACGCTGAGGTTCAACAGACAAGCAGCTGAGGAAGCGGCCCGATAGAATTGTACGAGAAGCACAAATCATCATCACAAGTATttaggatgaagatgatgataagCTGGATCTGTGTCTTTAACCTCAGTCGTGTCTtaccttcttcctcctctcgcTCTGCAGACGACATAACGCTAAGACCTCCGCATCCGTTAGCGTGTTAAtgtgaagttttgttttgttttttcctttttcttggTTTCGAGATGCAAACTAAAGATCTTCATCGTGTGGAGGCGATCTTCCTGTTCACGTCTGGCCCGAACATCCCTGTCATagagataaatgtttaaatcagaTGCACTTTTATGTCAATTAACGTTTTTTTctcaaatcagattttttttttacttcaaatgtgaaaatcgcctcattttttttatttatatcccCACGTGTCCATTCCAATTAGATTTTATAAGCAaatgtatatgtataaatatattttttatatctcGACTGTGTCAGATCCAATGATACTAGCAGGACTTTGTCGTTTAGAAGCAGCTGGTTTTGCAGAAATTAATGCATTTCGGGGATTTATAGTTGGAAAAAACGGGCGTAAAGTGAACCCGGGCTGATGGGGTGAACGGAACGAGTTTTCCGCTTGCATCATTTGACCTTTTGACCCATTGCAGCCGTCGTGAAAGAAAACGCTGCACAGCTGAGCTCCAAGACGACCAGAATCGGAACCGGTTTCCTTTTCGACCCGAACGACGAGTTTGTTTATCCCAGggttcagaaataaaacaagcatTGGGTGGTTTTGTGGGTTTAGGGCTTTCTGCTGCTTTCAGGCCATCAGTCGGAGACGTTTTCCTCAAGGCAGCTAAAATCATAACGTTAATTTACAGAACCCTGTGATAAGCAAACGAATAAAACTAGATGTGTAGAGATCTATGTAAATATACGATGATGTATCTCGACAGGACTTGCAGTGCGAGGTCCGatatatcaaatttattttacagccggggggggggggggggggacggtgTGTGTTCGATGACGGTGTGTATGCAGTGTGTATGCTGCGTATCTATGTCGTGGCTTTGctccaaaacaaataaagtgttggggggtttttttaaatttaaaaaactgctTCATGTCGTGAATCTCATCTCCTCACcctttcactctttctctcatcccgtgaggaaaagaaggagacgGGACGCAGGAAAGACGGACAcgaggtctttttttttctcgagtTGGCGTGAGACAGAGATGTTTTATTCTTCACAGGATTACTGCCTTTTATGAtttgttttatcttgtttttttcccccctgtctCGTGACTGACAGGATGCAGAGAAAAACAACTTATCATATTAACGGTTTATTGAAAAGCAGAAACCAGTATTGTAGTTATTAATTCTCTGATGTTTCAGAAATAGAAACACCAGTTTTGAGTATTTTTATCCTGACTTCAACATGTGGCTGCTTCAAACATCAAGCAGAAATCTGaatttctgaaaacatttcagtgaATTTGatccccccccactcccaccccaaccccctctGCTGCAGTGCTGTTTGCTTCATCCGGGCCCCCTGAATTCTTGCTGACAGGCAGACTGGAGCCTGAAGCGTTCCTCTGCCTGCACCCCCCCTTTTGTGGCCGCCGCTCTGTTTTGGGCCCGGTGGTGCTGAGTCATAATCGGGACTGTCTGCCCCAGTtaagcccccaccaccacccccaccaacacacacacacaaacacacatacagattgTAATCACTGGCTTTTTCCCATGAGGCTTTGCTGGTTCAGGATCACCGAAGCCTGCAGCTGTGTTGTGGTCGTGATGAAGCGtttcagaatttaaaattttaatacaggcaaaccttggtttccgctgttcgaatagcgatttgttcgaattctaaatacatttttcccattacaaataatgtaaatggtcttaaactgttccaagacgctagaaaacggTAATTTcgtaatgtcatttatatatcaaaattgtatagtaatgaaatatatcaaagaaatgtaaaagaaagaagcaaacgcgagaaagagaaagaaaaaacatcgacgtcatgttttctctcgacttttctcgccttttgGCGGTgagagaaaaaggcgtttgtttcgcgttcgactttcAAATTTTGTTCGGCTTCTAAGACAGAAAAATTACGAATTTTTTGATCGAATTCCGATtggttcgatgtctaaagcgttcgaaaaaccaaggtttgctcgCATTTCTGCGTTAGGTTACGTACAGGATCAGAATACTTCCTCTACCTCTACATGCAAAAATTCCCCATAATGGCACAAGTTCATTCATTTGACGGAATTTGGATTCCCTGACAGATTTGCGTTGAGCGAAAACCGACTTATCAATTAATAAATCCTGTGATTAATGTGTTTTAGTGAGTCAAAGCTTGAGGTAAGCATTACTCTTCCAGATTAAAGCCTGTTCTTTATTAGCTTGCACCCTGTCGGGGGGAATCGGGGCCTTGAAGCGGCGATGGGGACGTATTTCAGGCTGGACTCTGTTTGGTTTCCATTAAGATTCAAGCCGACACTCTTTTGTCCGTGTGAGTTCTCCTGATGTCAGACACATGAATCAGCAGTTGGGACccggattttttttaaatttttttagtaACTCCAGCAGCATCTCCGTGGATGTTTAATGTTTGGTAGATATTACCTCAGTGACCACATCTGAGGCAACCGCCGGTACCTTTCTAAAGCATCCAaggagctggaaaaaaaaattcccctaGTGATGCAACCTTAGAATAAATCCCGAGCGGTGGAACCTTTGAAATCAACAAATGTCTGCCAGACTTACAGTCTATCAACACAGACCGATTAGAATTCAACAcactttcttgttgttttccttCCTTTATTTCCCCAGCATTCAGTCACCACATAGTAGAGTCATACTGGGCTTTATTTACCGTCTCCCAGTACGGACTGGCTTCCACTCCCTGTGATTTTAT
This window encodes:
- the map3k3 gene encoding mitogen-activated protein kinase kinase kinase 3; its protein translation is MNERQALHSIMKDLVALQMTRRQPASSYDSGKPKTPPQANRQDDVRIKFEFSGERRILMFGRPVQFEEVHQKVKAIFGQQLDLHYMNNELSIPLRSQDELDKAIQLLDRSSNMKSIKMLLLSQEKKASSPSHHSPCKQVRIKSSQSTGDVSTVFQSSEPRGRHLSTGSQNTGRSSPPPGYVPERQQRIARQGSYTSINSEGEFIPETSDQCMLDPWSSAENSVSGSCQSLDSNSDSPSLRKSRMHRAKSYPDHRQEGSDRENHVYDRVAGKGGTYPRRYHVSLHHKDHSEGRRTFPRIRRPQGNLFTLVPSRRSLSGSEESLGSWQLVDVQGRLRPQDRAVTHKSPGAPMTWRRGKLLGQGAFGRVYLCYDVDTGRELAAKQVQFDPESPETSKEVSALECEIQLLKNLHHERIVQYYGCLRDRNDKTLTIFMEYMPGGSVKDQLKAYGALTENVTRKYTRQILEGMSYLHSNMIVHRDIKGANILRDSAGNVKLGDFGASKRLQTICMSGTGICSVTGTPYWMSPEVISGEGYGRKADVWSLGCTVVEMLTEKPPWAEYEAMAAIFKIATQPTNPLLPSHTSDQAREFMSCIFVEAKQRPSAEELLRHPFSQILC